AGAGTaaatggtggagaagaagagggaagtaGAGGAAAAGGGGAGGGGAGGCGAACAGGCGGATAAAGAATatgaagaaaagagagataaagGAGACGGAGGGGCGGTTGGACGGGGAGAGAAGGTTTGAGAAGTCTTCAGTGGAAGGTCACTCCCATTCTAATTAAACCccattttaatttagaaaaaaaaactaatcaaaatattactttataCACTTATTAAGAAGAGAGCCAGATttcaatatttttctaaaagcacCGGGAGGACTTGAAATCTATGAAAATTGATGGTAGTTTATAAATATGATTCTAGAACAAACGTACAATAGGAAGATTAATCTGAAAGGTAGAAGATTACAATAGTTAAGCAATGGCTGCCAACACCAACATGGGCACATTGGGTAGTAAATAACTGTAACATTTATCAGTACAAACGTTCAGAATGGTAGCTTGTTGCCTTCTACACTGTTAACTTCCCATCCACATGCACATTTTTAGCCTGTATTTCTCGAATGAGAAGTTTGGTATTCTCATAAGATGATCCCCCTTCCTCCATGGCCCTTCTCGCCTTCTCTCCGAGCTCTCtcgctctccttcttctctcttcgCCTTCTTCCCCTTCGTCCATCAACTTGCCCACCGCGGTCTCGACGTCGTCTTTCTTTATGAACACTTGGGCATTCTCCGCTCCCCATTGTGTCATCTGTTGAACCCCAACCGGAACCCCGACTTTCAGTGATTCCACTATCAGCGTCTCGTTCAGAAATTGCTCGCCAAAGTGAGGCCATGTTATCATGGGCAGCCCGGCCGCCACTCCCTCCAGCGTCGAGTTCCATCCGCAGTGCGTCATGAACCCTCCCACGGCCGGATGCGACAGGATCGCCGCCTGCGGCGCCCAGCCATTTATTATCAGGCCCCTATCCTTGACCCTTTCCTCGAATCCCTCCGCCTTCAGCCACTCCTCGACTTCCGCGAACCTATCGCCGGCTTTGATCACCCATACAAACGGCCTCTCCGAAGCCTCTAACCCGAGTCCTACTTGTATCAGCTGACCCGGCATGGTGCGAGCAAGACTCCCGAAGCTCACGTAAACGACCGACCCGTGCTTCTTCGAGTCGAGCCAGCGCAAGCAATGGCCGACGTCGACATCAGACGCTCTCCCCCTCGCCGCCGTCTCGCCGACGCTCCTATTGCAGAGCGATAGGGGCCCGACGGTCCAAATCTTTTTCCCCGCGATCTTACCGTACGCGTCGACGTACGAAGCCTCCAAATCGTCGAAGGTGTTCACCACGATCCCGTCGgctctcctctcctccgccaACGCCGCTTCGCGGAATTTATCCGTCCCGGGCCCGCCGAAGTTCCCCGGCGCTTTGGCCTTCGCGAGCTCAAACCGATGAGGCAAATACGGAACACTAACCGGCTCGTTCTCGTCGGCCACGTTCTCGAATATCTTAAACCGGTACATGACGTGCCTGACGAGAGCGGCAAACGCGCCGAAGCAGGGAAAACTGAGCCTCGGGATGCCAAACTCCCGTGCGACGTCCCCGGTCCACGGGTGGCCTGTATCGGATATAATGCACGTCGGCGGCGCCGGGGAGTTGTGGCGCAGGTGGCTCGCCAGCGGCTCGCGGAGCATGGCGCAGGCGCGCCAGAAGCTTGCGAGGAGGTCGCTGGACGGGAGCACGTCAATGTTCTCGCAGCCGTCCGGCAGGCCGCATTCTGCGCACGGGAAGCGCAGGGGCAGGAAGTGGATCGGCAGGCCAGAGTTGGCGACGGAGTCGGCGAGGGATTTGATCCGGGCGAAGTTGAGAGGGGTGGTGACGAAGGTGACGGCGGCGCCACGGCCGGCGAGGAGGCGGGCCATGTCGAGCATGGGGATGGTGTGGCCCTGGGCCATCACAGGGACCAGCACGAAGTGGGCCTTCTCCTCGTGATCGGAGTCGCCGTTCTTGGCCATTTTTGGCAATTATATCGGAATTAAGTCGAGTTGTGCGCGCGCCAGCGTCGCTACGTCGACATGTATATACAAAGTTTAAGTAACGCAAAGAGACTATTAGCTACAAGTGGGATTTGGATACCTGCACCTCGCATCGCATGTGctgttatatttatatatgcatgtgtttGTGCGCAAACAAAAGAGGGGCGGCGGAAGAATAGTAGCAGCAACagataagttaattaattagccagatttttttttgtacatataAATAAGACAAATAATAATCCAGATATACAATGTGTCTCGTCTCTCTGTGCGCTCTGTAAAGTGCTTGCCTGTCGCGGTAATGGATACGTCGACTGGTGTCCATGGATTTGTGATCCATACGAGTATAAATGATTttgtaagtaaaaaatatatttctattaattttttcaacttttaagaagtaaaaaaaaattaaactcctttagctttcaactatatatagaaaaaaaaaatgctcataTTAAATAAGCTTTTACATCAACTTATTTCCACGTTTAAATAAAGCTTAAATATTGTATTGTGAATgggtttctaaatttttttaaagcttGAAAAGTATGTAAGCCAGAGTATTTATAGCACAAAATATccttttaagaaaagaaaataatatcggaAGCTAATCTGAGAAGTGCTTAAACTGTGTATATAAGATATGATTGTGCATATTAGATTTGATGTGATggataaagtataaaaaaatactctGAAGGATGATGTATGTACGTACGTCATATTGATTGTCCTCGTTCACTGTCAAactgatattattttttaaaattaatttcatagttTCTTCGATATATAATAatgaatgataaatatttttttacaaagtttaactCTCGTAcgttatttttctaaaaattctaatatttttaaatatatttttatcgttaaaatatattaaaaaaatttagttaatcataaattaaatatttaatattaattaattttttgatatttttatttttttatattatagtgTTATGACTtttataggtatatatatttgtgatgacaaaataaaaaataataataattttctaacgataacaaatcagagatatatttaaaaatattataacttttatgaaaacaacatataaaaattaaattatatagaaatatatttattatttactgtATTTATAgtaatttgtatgaaattaaccttatTTTATATTAGGCCTTATCATTTATTATATCTGCAAATGTAGACTCATGAACGTTCCTGTTTTGGTGTGATTTGCCATAACGAGCTGTATGCTTGTGTGTCCTGCATttcgaaaaaattattaatttggagTGTCCCGACAATTACAAAGAGCTTTCTTCTTGGttttctatattattacattaccTATGTATCAACAAGACAAGCAGCATTATAAATtagaatcaaataaaaaaatacagatacaaattttttaaaaatactgcTTTTATTAATTATCAATATACTTGTATGTATAATATAGAAAATGATTTGTTCATAACAGTACTTACCAAAATTATTAACACACCAACTATATAATATAAGGTACATAACTAGTAAGAGATTCAAAAGTGTTTTTCTTAGATGGGATATAATAGACGTGCAAGAATACTCGGTTTTTAGTAAGATCGCGAGGAAAGCGACGTAGCTTACGCATGCTCCGACATAAGCATCAAAATTACTGTATGAGTCGTGCACCTCGATGCTAGCTTCTCCGCGGCATACACAATTTAAACTTGGTAAATGCTGCTTGCTCCTGTATCACAACTATAACAATTAGGCATATATTAATTACTCTGACGCACCAAAATTATTAACGCTTCTCACGCATGATTTTTAGCGCACAAGAAAACATTTAAGAGCGCGACTATAACAATTAGGCATATATTAATCTGATATCTTGTGCGCGCTGTGGTAGGTTGGCTAAGCCCGGCGTATAGTATAGTGCATGGCATGTGATCCATATATGCATGTGCAAATGTTTTGTTAGGTGAAGCTGAAACTTGAAGTGGGGACGTAAGCGCATATCATGGTTTTGCCcttatttgatattataaaattttcacttaTTTATAGCGATCAAAGTTAGGATGATTGTGCTACATGAACTTCATTTTACGACATACGCCATCTCATGGTCATGTAACAATCTTGCGCAAGAAATTTACGAGGCAGTAATTCAAAGTGTAGACATGGAGACTTGTTTCAAGTAGGTACGTGGATAATCAAATCATGCATAttgagtttgaaaaaaaaaaatcatattcaaagaTAATGTTCCTAAGCATGTGGTGGCTTTTTGGGATTGACCTAATTAGTCTCACCAATAAAGCaatcttttcttctatttagaatttagaagcTTATTCTAGAAAATTACACATCTGTAGAGATTCTTCTAATAGTTGAGATGCCTTGGCCCCCGCCGGCCCCTCTTCACTTCCGTCGTCCCATGACTAAATTCAAATTGCAGCTTTCAATTCTCTTCAATTTTATCCCAACTGCAGAGGCCAATTTGGACTTTGGTATAAATTTGGCTCTTGTTAATTCCTAGTTCGAGCCACAAATGGCACGAAATTTCCTACAAAATGGTATATATTTGAAACTTGAATAcaagaaaatattttgataaaaattttcaacaagTCTATCATTgaggttttattttattttattttttattatttcaccAGTGTCTCTTAATAAGATGTtagattttgtttaaaataatagatttattaTCAGTAATATAGCGATTagtaaggaaaaaaataatttagtgatatttataggaaaaaaaaagtacaaacaagaaaaataaaaataaatctagaaTACATGGCAGAAATTAATAAAACATAATAACAgtgtcttttaaaaaataatataatataacaaacaaaaaaattaaactataatatAGTAGTGTAATTAActctaagggtgtgtttggttccacgtaaaactgtgaaaaaaaaaatttcggtggaaaaaaattttctgtacaAAAACAGTTTTACGTCGTTAATGTTTAgcttgtaggaaaagaaaaattattttctatgatagttgtttggttaaaaggaaaaagaatggataaaaaactatttaatattttttattaaatatattattaatatataataattaatatattttatatattattataatttttatatatagattaaatatatttagaattataataacatagagcaagtgacaaagggtttggtgatCGGTaccgaagcgggtaacgtgctacctatctctaaaaaaaaaaagggttaatttcatacacgTTCCTGCAAACATgataaattacatatatatatgcctgtaaagttcaactttcataatttgtccctacaaaagttctaatgtattcagatatgttccTGCCGTTAGTTTCTGTTAGAGAAATTTCGTTAActacagttaaaatacttaactatggttaattaataaatgaaatgataattttaccctcttgttcttcctctccctcttcttcttccctctgcTTCGTCGCcagcgagggagaagatgcggcgGCGAACActctcccttttcctcttccctcttcctcttccccttttttttttttcctctctctcttcctcttccctcttcttcgtcgccggcaaACACGACCCCGACCTCGCCGAAGCGCCGCCAATGCCGACCTCCGCCGCATCGTCTCCACCGTATCTTCCGCCGCCGTTGCCGCGCGCGATGCTTTCGCGCTTGGTGTTGCGCCGTCGCCGTAGCCGcctctctcctccctccgcTGTCGGCGACCTCTCCAACCTCGCCCTTCCGCCGTCGGCGACCTCTCCAACCACGCCACGAACCCCCTCGCC
The genomic region above belongs to Ananas comosus cultivar F153 unplaced genomic scaffold, ASM154086v1, whole genome shotgun sequence and contains:
- the LOC109705063 gene encoding UDP-glycosyltransferase 73C5-like; the protein is MAKNGDSDHEEKAHFVLVPVMAQGHTIPMLDMARLLAGRGAAVTFVTTPLNFARIKSLADSVANSGLPIHFLPLRFPCAECGLPDGCENIDVLPSSDLLASFWRACAMLREPLASHLRHNSPAPPTCIISDTGHPWTGDVAREFGIPRLSFPCFGAFAALVRHVMYRFKIFENVADENEPVSVPYLPHRFELAKAKAPGNFGGPGTDKFREAALAEERRADGIVVNTFDDLEASYVDAYGKIAGKKIWTVGPLSLCNRSVGETAARGRASDVDVGHCLRWLDSKKHGSVVYVSFGSLARTMPGQLIQVGLGLEASERPFVWVIKAGDRFAEVEEWLKAEGFEERVKDRGLIINGWAPQAAILSHPAVGGFMTHCGWNSTLEGVAAGLPMITWPHFGEQFLNETLIVESLKVGVPVGVQQMTQWGAENAQVFIKKDDVETAVGKLMDEGEEGEERRRRARELGEKARRAMEEGGSSYENTKLLIREIQAKNVHVDGKLTV